A stretch of DNA from Bradyrhizobium algeriense:
GCGATGTAGAAATCGCCCTTCTTCGGGTCGGTCTGGATCTTGGCGTCTTCGATCCGGGCGAGACCCGTGGCCTTCAAGAATCCCTGGATCGCCGCATCGGCGCCGCCGACGCGCGGGCCGCGGCGTTCTTCCTTCAGATCGGATTGCCGCGCCGGGATGCCGTGCACGGTCAGCGCCAGCCGCCGCGGCGTCGCGAACGCTTTTGCGCCCTCATAGACGAGGCCTTCGGCAACGAGCTTGTCGGTGACCATGCGGCGCAGATCGTCCGCCGCCTTCGCCTGCATGCGCGCGGGGATTTCTTCGGAGAACAGCTCCAGCAGAAGATCAGGCATCAGATCGCCCTGCCCGCTTCGGTGTGTACCCAGGCTTCGCCGCAGGCCTTTGCCAGTTCGCGCACCCGCATGATGTAGCTCTGCCGCTCGGTCACAGAGATCACGCCGCGCGCATCCAGGAGATTGAAAACGTGGCTCGCCTTGATGCACTGGTCATAGGCCGGCAGCGCCATCAGATGTTCTTTCTGGTTGCCGCCCTCGCGCCACCCGACGGCGAGATACTTTTTGCAGGCGTCTTCCGCCATCCTGAACTGCTCGAACAGCATCATGGTGTCGGCATATTCGAAATTGTGCCGCGAATATTCCTGCTCGGCCTGCAGGAACACGTCGCCATAGGTGACCTTGTCGGCGCCGTCACGGCCATTAAAATTAAGATCGTAGACGCGGTCGACGCCCTGCACATACATCGCAAGACGCTCGAGCCCATAGGTGAGCTCGCCGGCAACCGGCGCGCATTCGACGCCCGCGACCTGCTGGAAGTAGGTGAACTGGCTGACTTCCATGCCGTCGCACCAGCACTCCCAACCCAGTCCCCACGCGCCGAGCGTCGGGCTCTCCCAATCGTCCTCGACGAAGCGGATATCGTGCAGGCTGGAATCGATGCCGATCGCGGCCAGCGACTTCAGGTACAGGTCCTGAAGGTTCGGCGGCGACGGCTTCATGATCACCTGAAACTGATAATAGTGCTGCATCCGGTTGGGATTTTCGCCGTAACGGCCGTCCTTGGGCCGCCGCGAGGGCTGCACATAGGCCGCGTTCCAGCGCTTCGGACCGAGCGCGCGCAGCGTCGTCGCAGGATGGAACGTGCCGGCGCCCATTTCCATGTCGTAGGGCTGCAGGATCACGCAGCCCTGCTCTGCCCAGAACCGTTGCAGGGCGAGGATGAAGCCCTGGAACGAACGTTCCGGGCGCATATGGGCAGGAAGTGCGTCCATCGGCAGTGTCGGTCTCGCGAAGGGGGGTTTAAGAGCGCGGGACCGTATCGACGCGGCGGCAGGGAATCAAGGCGATGGGCGGCGGATGTCGCTCTCCGTCATTCCGGGGCGCGCATCAGCGCGAACTATGGGGCGCCCTTGCGCCCCTGAGAATCTCGAGATTCCGGGTTCGATGCTTCGCACCGCCCCGGAATGACGAAAGGTTAACCCGGCCGATAAGCTCCGGTGACGGGGTCGCGGCGCAGCGTCGGAATATCGCCCGTCTGGGTCTCGGCGACGCGTGCCAGGCGCGCCTCTTCCAACTCCCTGTTGATGCGGACGGCGGTCTTGTAGGCCCATCGGACCACGGCGAGCCCACCCAGGGCACCCGCGAATGCGATCAGCGGCGGCATCGGTCGATCCTTGTCGTTCACGTGTCAGCCCCCAATGGGTGCATTGTCGCCCAAGCCGGCCTGCGCCGCAATTCCGCTTTTGGGACTAAATGGCGCGGCTCGATGACCTGCAGTTGATTTCTAGAACCCGAATTTGGCCCAAATCGCCCGGGTCTCGAGCGCCGAAATCAGGTCATCCGGCAGTCCCCCGATACCGTCGAATGCGGCCAGCGAACCCGCTCCCGGCGACCTGCGGCCCAACAGCCCGGACAGCATGCCGCTGGCGGGCGCAATGACAGGCGTCAGCACCTTCTCACCGTAACGCTCGCGCAGCGTCGACCTGATATCGCCGATCTTGTCCGCAAGACCCAGCGACACGGACTTCTCGCCCGCCCAGTACTCGCCGGTGAACAAGACGTCCTCGGTTCCCTTGAGCCGCGCACCGCGGCTCCCCTTGACCAGCGCGATGAAGATGGCGTGGATCTCGCGCTGAAGCGCCTTCAGGCGCGCCACGTCATCGGGATCTTCGGGCAAGAACGGATCGAGCATCGCCTTGTGCTCGCCTGCCGTGTAAAGCCGCCGCTCGACGCCAATTCGCTTGAGCAGGTCCTGAAAACCGAAACTGCCGCCGACCACGCCGATCGAGCCGAGGATCGAGGACGGATCGCAGAATATCTCGTCGCCGGCGCAGGCGATCATGTAGCCGCCGGAGGCCGCGACGTCCTCGACGAACACCAGCACCGGCAGTTTCTTTTCCGCGGCAAGCTGCCTGATCCGCAAATAGATCTGCCGCGATTGCACCGGCGAACCGCCGGGCGAATTGATCACCAGCGCCACCGCCTTGGCGTGTTTGGTGGCGAAAGCGCGCTCCAGCGTCTTGGCGATGCCCGCCAGCGTCAGGCCCGGCCGCAACGGCGTCACCGCGCCGATGACACCCGACAGGCGGACCACCGGGACGACGGCAGCGTCGCGCCGGAATTTTGCCGGAATGAGTTGCTTCACCCTGTCAATGAGGTTCGGCAATCCCGCGCGATCACTTAATTGTTCACTCATGCCGTTACCTCGAATTAACCATTTTTTATCGCGCCAGTGTCATTGCAAAGGCCGGAACGCCTTTTGCATTGCAGACGTTAAAGCTGCAATGGCGCAGCGGAGACTGACATGAAAATCTACCTGCTGATAATGCTCATCGGCAGCCTTCTGGCCGCGATCCACTTTACATCGGCACCCAAACAACAGTCAGAGACGCTTCCGCAATAGCGTCCTGTTCCTAAAAATGGGCGTGCGAGCCACCGTTACGGGGACGCGAGCGGCAAGCTCCCCTTCCCGGCTAAAATCTCCTGCACTCTTTTATTGGGCGCGCCCTGCTCGTCATTGAGCATCAGGGCGGGATGGATTTGTGTCGGCGTCCGCCCACCCTTGGTGGCGCGAACCAGGACGCGATTGGCAGGTGCCCGCGGCTCGCCGTGAACCGGCAGGAGCTGCAAGCTCCCGAAACCGTGATCGAGCGCCGAGAGCACCTCGGCAATTCCATCGGCGCGCCAGACCAGCGTCAACGCTCCCCTCGATTTGAGAATGCGCCGCGCGGCGTGAACCCATTTCGAGAGCGTCGTTGCGGTCGCCATATGCGCGGTCCCGCGCGCCGTGTCCGGCGAGACGCGATGCCGCGCGGGATCGTTGAAGGGCGGGTTCATCAGCACCGCATCGACGCTGTCAGGCGCTAATCCGGCAGCGGCAAAAGCCGAGGCATCGGCTTCCACATCGAGCACGATCACGTCAGCGTGAATCGCATTGGCATCCGCATTGGCGCGCGCAAGCCCTGCCAGCGCGGCATCGATCTCGACCAGGACGAGATCGATGCCGGTCACGCGCCTGGCGACCGCCAGGCCCGCGGCCCCGACGCCGGCGCCGAGATCGACCACGCGGTCGCCCGAACGGGCTGGCGTCGCCGCCGCCAGCAGCACCGCATCGTGACCGGCGCGATGTCCGGATTTTAGTTGCATCAAACGCAATTGCCCGCCGAGAAACGCATCTTCGGTGAGTTCGAGTACCGGGTCAGTCATCGGGGCGCAATTCGTGAGCCAGGCCCGCCTCGGCCAGCAACTGGCGGGCCGCGCGATTGTCATCCTCGTGAACCAGGATGCGGCGTGGCAGGATGCCGAGCGATCCCTCGATGACGCTCATGTTCTGATCCAGCACCAGATGATGGATATTGGCGCCGTCGAGCAGCGCGCCGACTGCGGAAACCAGCACGATATCGTTGGTCCTGACCAATTCCCGCAAGGGACGCTCTCCTTTTCGCCCGGGTGCGACAGCGGCACCGGGTCTGTCAACCGCTACGTGCCCTTGCCGCCTTAGCCGGCACTTTCTATTGTAGAACAAGGATAGTGCGAATTGGCCAAAATTGGAGACCCGCGTGGCGGTTATTGTACCCTTCGAAAGCCCGAACGCTTCGATCGACGCGCTGGTCGGGCTTGTCGCCGCCGACATGGAGCGGGTCAACGCCACGATCCTGTCGCGGACGGGGTCGGAAGTCACCATGATTCCGGAAGTCGCCAACCACCTGATCTCGTCGGGCGGCAAACGTCTCCGCCCGATGCTGACGCTGGCGATGGCAAACCTCACCGGCTATTCCGGCGACGGCCATATCAAGCTCGCGGCTTCCGTCGAATTCATGCACACCGCGACGCTGTTGCATGATGACGTGGTCGACGAGAGCGAGCTGCGCCGCGGCAAGCTGTCGGCGCGGATGCTGTGGGGCAATGAGGCGAGCGTGCTGGTCGGCGACTTCCTGCTCGGCCAGGCTTTTCGCATGATGGTCGAGGTCGGCTCGCTGCGCGCGCTGGACATTCTCTCCTCCGCCGCGGCCACCATCGCCGAAGGCGAAGTGATGCAGCTTGCGGCCGCCAAGAACACCGCGACCACCGAGGACGAATACCTCGCCGTCATCCGAGGCAAGACCGCCGAACTGTTTGCCGCGGCTTGCGAGGTCGGGCCCGTGATCGCCAACCGGCCGAAGGCCGAGCAGACCGCGTGCCGCTCGGTCGGCATGAATCTCGGCATCGCGTTCCAGCTCGTCGACGACGTGCTGGACTATGGCGGCAAGGCCGCGAAACTCGGCAAGAACATCGGCGATGATTTCCGCGAGGGCAAGATCACGCTGCCGGTGGTGCTGGCGTTCCGCCGCGGCAATGACGGCGAGCGCAAGTTCTGGGTCAAGGCGTTGGAGCGTGGCGAGATCGGCGACAGCGACCTCGATCATGCCATCGGGTTGATGACCAAGCACCGCGCGCTGGAAGACACGATCAGCCGCGCCCAGCACTACGGCGCGATGGCCGTCGACGCGCTGGCGCTGTTCCCGGCCTCGCCGATGAAGACTGCGCTGGAGCAGGTCGTGGCGTTCTGTCTGGCGAGATCGCATTAACGCGCACCGCCGTCATTGCCTGCGACAAACGCGAAGCGTTTGCGCAAGGGAGCGAAGCGACGAAGCAATCCATGCTTCCTTTGCGGCCCAATGGATTGCTTCGCTTCGCTCGCAATGACGCCGCTACTATCATTCACGCCGTTGGCAGCCTATTGATGGGTTTCGCTTCGCTCTACCCATCCTACAAGAGAGATCGCATTGAACGGCACCAGTTTCACGTTGTTTCTCCTGGCCGCGCTTGTCATCGCCGCTGTCCCCGGTCCTGGAATCTTCTACGTCGCCGCGAGGACGCTGTCGGGCGGCAAGCGAGCCGGCATCGCGTCGACGTTCGGGACGGCGCTCGGCGGGCTCGTGCATGTGATCGCGGGCGCGCTTGGCGTCTCGGCGATCATCCTTGCCAGTGCCGAGCTGTTCACCGTACTCAAATTCGCAGGCGCGCTCTATCTGGTCTGGCTTGGCCTCAAGACGTTTCGCGAGGCGCGCGATCTGCTGCCGCAACAGGCCATCGCTGCCGGTACAGAACGGGTGTTTCGGGAAGGCGTGCTGGTCGAAGCCCTCAACCCGAAGACCGCGGCCTTCTTTCTGGCTTTCATTCCGCAATTCCTCGACCCGGCCGGCGGCTACCCTGCGCTCCAGTTCATCGCGCTCGGCCTGATCTCGGTGGCGCTCAACACGCTGGCCGATGTCGTCGTGGTGATGCTGGCCGCGACGGCGCGCGCCGGTCTCACGCGCAATCCGAATCTGCTTCAACGATTGCGGCAGGGCTCGGGGCTGTTCATCGCAAGCCTTGGTATTTCGCTGGCGCTGGCGCGGCGGCCAGCGAGCTAGCCGTAGGGTGGGCAAAGGCGCTCTTGCGCCGTGCCCACCATCAACAATTTCACTCGGAATGGTGGGCACGCTTCGCTTTGCCCACCTACGAAATCGAGCTAACTCAGCGTTCCCGCATGCACCCACCATCCGGGGTGATCGCGCCGGATCTTCTCCGCCGCGCGGCCGGCTTCGGCGGTGTTCTCGTAGATCGCAAAGCAGGTGGCGCCCGATCCGGACATCCGCGCCAGCCAGGCGCCGTTGGTCGCGTTGAGCGCCGCGATGACGTCACCGATCACGGGCTGGACGCGCATGGCCGGCGCTTCCAGATCGTTGGAACTGGCGGCGAGTGCTTCAACCCAGTCCTCGAGCGATGCTACCCCGTCGGGCCAGTGGTCCTGCAGCAGCACGTCGGTGGCGCCGACCAGCAATTCGCCGTTGCGCAGGCCCAGCGCGGCAAAGACGTCCTTGGTCGCGACGGGAACGCCGGGATTGACCATCACGCAGGGCATTTTCGGCAGGTTCAGCGGCTGCAGCGTTTCGCCGACGCCGGTCATGACGCAGCCGCGTGAGTTGACGCAGACCGGTACATCGGCGCCGGTCAGTTCCGCGACCTCGATGATGCGGGGATCGTCGAGCGCGAGCCCGTTCAATTGCGAAAGCAGCCGCAACGCCGCCGCGGCATCGGCCGAACCTCCGCCGATTCCGGCCGCCACCGGCAAGACCTTGTCGAGCGAGAAGCTGCCGGCCTTCATATTTGGTACGCGCTCGGCCAGCAGGCGCGCGGCCTTGAGCACCAGATTGTCCGACGTCTCGCCGCAAGCCAGCGCCAGCGGCCCGGACATCTTCAATTCCAGATTCGAACCCGGCGTCAATGTCAGCCGGTCGGCGCAGTCGGCGAACGCCACCACGCTTTCGAGATCATGAAAGCCGTCCGCACGACGGCCGTTCACCTGCAAGGTCAGGTTGACCTTGGCGCGCGCCTCATCACTCAATGCCGGCATTACCGAACAGCCCCCAAAGTCCTTGTCTCAGCCGCCCCTGCCGTCTTCTTTCTTCTTGTCGGCGGAAGCCGCAGAAGAGGTGTCTTCGGGCAGACCGTTGGCGATCTTGGCCTCGATCTTCGGCAATTCCTCCGCCTCGGGCTTGAGGTCGCGGGCATGGGCCCACTGGAATTTGGCTTCCAGCGTGCGCCCGACGCGCCAATAGGCATCGCCGAGATGGTCGTTGATGGTCGGATCCTCGGGCTTGAGATCGATCGCACGCTCGAGATTCTTCACCGCGTCCTCAAAATTACCGATCCGGTAAAACGCCCAGCCCAGCGAATCCACGATGTAGCCGTCGTCGGGGCGCTGATCGACGGCGCGCCTGATCATCTTCATGCCTTCGTCGAGGTTGATGCCCTGATCGATCCAGGAATAGCCGAGATAGTTGAGGACATGCGGCTGCTCGGGCTGCAGCTCCAGCGCCTTGCGCATGTCGGTCTCGGCCTTGCTCCACTGCTTGGAACGTTCCTCGCAAATGCCACGATAATAATAGGTGACCCAGGTGTTCTTGTCGGTCACCCCGGGCATCGCATCGATCGCCAGCGAATAGGTGTTGGCGCAATCGTTGAATTTCTTTCGGCCGCGCTCGATGTTGCCGAGCGCCATGATGGCCTCGATATCTTTCGGAGCTTCCCCAGTGACGCCCTTCAGGATCTTGATCGCCTCTTCGCTACGGTCGGCGGCGTCGAGATTGGTGGCAAGCTGGATCTGCGCATTGCGCTTGAGCGGCGAACTGGCCGGCATGCGCTCGTAGACCTTGATCGCCATCTGGGGCTTCTTCACAGACTCATAGAGATCGGCGAGCGACAGCAGCGCCAGCGGATGATTGGGCTGCAGGTAGAGCGCGAGCTGCAGATAGACCAGCGCCAAATCCTCGCCACCGCGGCGGGTCAGCGTGGCGCCGATGCCGTACAGCGCCTCGGCTGCGCCGGCCTGCGCCGAATCGACCAGCGGCGACATCTTTTTGCCGGCCCGGGTGTCACGCAGCCCTTCCTGCACCAGCGGATGCCGCGGCAGCTTTTTGTCGAACGCCTCGTAAATGCCGGCCGCCGCCGCGCCGTCCTTGTTGCGCGACAACCAGCGCGCATAGGCGTCGGACACGCGCAGCATCGAATCGTCGAGCTTGTAGGCGCGCTCGAACCGCGTGCCGGCATCCTTGTCCTTGCCCGATATTTCCAGGATCATCCCGGTGTGGAGATCCTTGAAGATCGGATACCATTCGGGGCCGGTCAGCTTGTCGATACCTGCAACCGCCGCCTTGGCATCGCCCGCGCCGTAGCTCGCCCATCCCGACAGCAGCGTCGCCACCAGGTCGGTAATCGGTCCGCGGATCGACTGGTTGATGTTGAGCTGCGCGGCGGGATATTTCTTCTGCTTGAGGTCGCGGACGCCGACCACCAGCCGCGCGACGCGGTTCGCCTTGTCCATCGTCAGGATGCGATCGGCGAGCTTGACCGCTTCATCGATGTCGCCATCGGCAAGCGAGGAGATGAAGGCGCGGTCCAAAAGTTCGTTGTTCTTCGGATCGGTGCGCAGCGCGGAGCGATAGAACGCCGCGGCCGAAGCCGCGTCGCGCTCGACGCTGGCGTGGCGCGCGGCCAGATAGCTGCCGGACGTCGTCAGCGATTTCAGATCGGCCTTGCTGGGGAATTGCGCGGCGTTATCGCCCGTGTGTTCGGGCGTCTGGGCCAAAACCGCAGCCGGTGCGGCCAGTGCGGCGAGAGTAATTGCGGCGAAGGTCCAACGATTCATACGAGTGGAAAGCATCACGTTCGCCTTGCTCCAGGATGTATGGCGGGATCGTTACGATCGGTCTCGAATGCAAACCCAAGCGGCGGCATCTCGGGCAGCGACAATGCCGCTTTTGGCCCTCAACCGCAAGGATACGGGTTGGCGAATCGATTGGCAGATTAGGCCCTTGAGGCTTCGATTTAGCCAGCTCAACCCGGAAACGCTTTTACTATGGCGGTATCGTGGCCGGAGGCGGTATCACCCTCCTCCAGCTCACGCAATCGTGGTCTACGGCCTCGCTACATACCCTGGTAGTTGGGCCCGCCGCCGCCCTCGGGCGGAACCCAGGTGATATTGCCGTTCGGGTCCTTCACGTCGCAGGTTTTGCAGTGGACGCAGTTCTGGGCGTTGATCTGGAAGCGCGGACCTGAGGTTTCCTCGACCCATTCGTAGACGCCGGCCGGGCAATAGCGGTTCGACGGACCGGCATAGACATCGTGCTCGGACGCCTTCTGCAGGTTCATGTCGGCGACCTTGAGATGAACCGGCTGGTCCTCTTCATGATTGGTATTGGAAAGGAACACCGACGACAGCTTGTCGAAAGTCAACTTGCCGTCCGGCTTGGGATAGGCGATCGGGGTGTGCGCCTTCGCCGCATCCAGCGTCTTGCGGTCGGGCTTGGCGTGCGACTGGGTTCCGAACAGCGAGAAGCCCAGCGTGTTGCACCACATGTCGAAGCCGCCGAGCGCGACGCCGATGATGGTGCCGAACTTCGACCACAGCGGCTTGACGTTACGAACCCGGTGCAGGTCTCGGCCGACGGCGGAATCCCGCCAGGCGTTCTCATATTCGACCAGTTCGTCGTTGGCGCGCCCGGCGGTAAGCGCTGCGGCGACATGTTCGGCGGCGAGCATGCCGCTGCCCATCGCATTGTGCACGCCCTTGATGCGCGGCACGTTGACGAAGCCGGCGGCGCAGCCGATCAGCGCACCACCCGGGAAACTCAGACGCGGCACCGACTGATAGCCGCCCTCAGTAATGGCGCGCGCGCCATAGGAAAGCCGCTTGCCGCCTTCGAACACGGTGCGAATCGAAGGATGGGTCTTGAAGCGCTGGAATTCGTCGAACGGCGACAGATACGGATCGTCGTAATTGAGATGCACGACGAAGCCGA
This window harbors:
- a CDS encoding LysE family translocator, giving the protein MNGTSFTLFLLAALVIAAVPGPGIFYVAARTLSGGKRAGIASTFGTALGGLVHVIAGALGVSAIILASAELFTVLKFAGALYLVWLGLKTFREARDLLPQQAIAAGTERVFREGVLVEALNPKTAAFFLAFIPQFLDPAGGYPALQFIALGLISVALNTLADVVVVMLAATARAGLTRNPNLLQRLRQGSGLFIASLGISLALARRPAS
- a CDS encoding S49 family peptidase, translated to MSEQLSDRAGLPNLIDRVKQLIPAKFRRDAAVVPVVRLSGVIGAVTPLRPGLTLAGIAKTLERAFATKHAKAVALVINSPGGSPVQSRQIYLRIRQLAAEKKLPVLVFVEDVAASGGYMIACAGDEIFCDPSSILGSIGVVGGSFGFQDLLKRIGVERRLYTAGEHKAMLDPFLPEDPDDVARLKALQREIHAIFIALVKGSRGARLKGTEDVLFTGEYWAGEKSVSLGLADKIGDIRSTLRERYGEKVLTPVIAPASGMLSGLLGRRSPGAGSLAAFDGIGGLPDDLISALETRAIWAKFGF
- a CDS encoding glycine--tRNA ligase subunit alpha, with protein sequence MDALPAHMRPERSFQGFILALQRFWAEQGCVILQPYDMEMGAGTFHPATTLRALGPKRWNAAYVQPSRRPKDGRYGENPNRMQHYYQFQVIMKPSPPNLQDLYLKSLAAIGIDSSLHDIRFVEDDWESPTLGAWGLGWECWCDGMEVSQFTYFQQVAGVECAPVAGELTYGLERLAMYVQGVDRVYDLNFNGRDGADKVTYGDVFLQAEQEYSRHNFEYADTMMLFEQFRMAEDACKKYLAVGWREGGNQKEHLMALPAYDQCIKASHVFNLLDARGVISVTERQSYIMRVRELAKACGEAWVHTEAGRAI
- a CDS encoding tRNA1(Val) (adenine(37)-N6)-methyltransferase; this encodes MTDPVLELTEDAFLGGQLRLMQLKSGHRAGHDAVLLAAATPARSGDRVVDLGAGVGAAGLAVARRVTGIDLVLVEIDAALAGLARANADANAIHADVIVLDVEADASAFAAAGLAPDSVDAVLMNPPFNDPARHRVSPDTARGTAHMATATTLSKWVHAARRILKSRGALTLVWRADGIAEVLSALDHGFGSLQLLPVHGEPRAPANRVLVRATKGGRTPTQIHPALMLNDEQGAPNKRVQEILAGKGSLPLASP
- a CDS encoding DUF2007 domain-containing protein; translated protein: MRELVRTNDIVLVSAVGALLDGANIHHLVLDQNMSVIEGSLGILPRRILVHEDDNRAARQLLAEAGLAHELRPDD
- a CDS encoding 4-(cytidine 5'-diphospho)-2-C-methyl-D-erythritol kinase → MPALSDEARAKVNLTLQVNGRRADGFHDLESVVAFADCADRLTLTPGSNLELKMSGPLALACGETSDNLVLKAARLLAERVPNMKAGSFSLDKVLPVAAGIGGGSADAAAALRLLSQLNGLALDDPRIIEVAELTGADVPVCVNSRGCVMTGVGETLQPLNLPKMPCVMVNPGVPVATKDVFAALGLRNGELLVGATDVLLQDHWPDGVASLEDWVEALAASSNDLEAPAMRVQPVIGDVIAALNATNGAWLARMSGSGATCFAIYENTAEAGRAAEKIRRDHPGWWVHAGTLS
- a CDS encoding polyprenyl synthetase family protein, which codes for MAVIVPFESPNASIDALVGLVAADMERVNATILSRTGSEVTMIPEVANHLISSGGKRLRPMLTLAMANLTGYSGDGHIKLAASVEFMHTATLLHDDVVDESELRRGKLSARMLWGNEASVLVGDFLLGQAFRMMVEVGSLRALDILSSAAATIAEGEVMQLAAAKNTATTEDEYLAVIRGKTAELFAAACEVGPVIANRPKAEQTACRSVGMNLGIAFQLVDDVLDYGGKAAKLGKNIGDDFREGKITLPVVLAFRRGNDGERKFWVKALERGEIGDSDLDHAIGLMTKHRALEDTISRAQHYGAMAVDALALFPASPMKTALEQVVAFCLARSH
- a CDS encoding tetratricopeptide repeat protein, which produces MLSTRMNRWTFAAITLAALAAPAAVLAQTPEHTGDNAAQFPSKADLKSLTTSGSYLAARHASVERDAASAAAFYRSALRTDPKNNELLDRAFISSLADGDIDEAVKLADRILTMDKANRVARLVVGVRDLKQKKYPAAQLNINQSIRGPITDLVATLLSGWASYGAGDAKAAVAGIDKLTGPEWYPIFKDLHTGMILEISGKDKDAGTRFERAYKLDDSMLRVSDAYARWLSRNKDGAAAAGIYEAFDKKLPRHPLVQEGLRDTRAGKKMSPLVDSAQAGAAEALYGIGATLTRRGGEDLALVYLQLALYLQPNHPLALLSLADLYESVKKPQMAIKVYERMPASSPLKRNAQIQLATNLDAADRSEEAIKILKGVTGEAPKDIEAIMALGNIERGRKKFNDCANTYSLAIDAMPGVTDKNTWVTYYYRGICEERSKQWSKAETDMRKALELQPEQPHVLNYLGYSWIDQGINLDEGMKMIRRAVDQRPDDGYIVDSLGWAFYRIGNFEDAVKNLERAIDLKPEDPTINDHLGDAYWRVGRTLEAKFQWAHARDLKPEAEELPKIEAKIANGLPEDTSSAASADKKKEDGRGG
- a CDS encoding electron transfer flavoprotein-ubiquinone oxidoreductase gives rise to the protein MSAEELPPRESMEFDVVIVGAGPSGLAAAIRLKQLNADLSIVVVEKGSEVGAHILSGAVIDPVSLDKLIPDWREDADCPLKTQVKDDRFYWTTATSAIRLPNFAMPPLMNNHHCYIGSLGDVCRWLGPKAEALGVEIYPGFAAAEVLYDDNGAVRGIATGDMGIARDGSLKDSFTRGMELLGKYTLFAEGARGSLSKQLIAKYSLDAKSEPSKFGIGLKEVWEIDPAKHQKGLIQHSFGWPLNNSTGGGSFLYHYDDNKVAVGFVVHLNYDDPYLSPFDEFQRFKTHPSIRTVFEGGKRLSYGARAITEGGYQSVPRLSFPGGALIGCAAGFVNVPRIKGVHNAMGSGMLAAEHVAAALTAGRANDELVEYENAWRDSAVGRDLHRVRNVKPLWSKFGTIIGVALGGFDMWCNTLGFSLFGTQSHAKPDRKTLDAAKAHTPIAYPKPDGKLTFDKLSSVFLSNTNHEEDQPVHLKVADMNLQKASEHDVYAGPSNRYCPAGVYEWVEETSGPRFQINAQNCVHCKTCDVKDPNGNITWVPPEGGGGPNYQGM